A single region of the Anomaloglossus baeobatrachus isolate aAnoBae1 chromosome 2, aAnoBae1.hap1, whole genome shotgun sequence genome encodes:
- the DCLRE1B gene encoding 5' exonuclease Apollo: protein MNGTILPNTPIAVDFWQIRKCSHIRLFFLSHMHSDHTMGLSSTWKKKIYCSPVTAKVLSHKLQVKRTWINPLEVGVCHMLPLDDCGIETVAVTLIDANHCPGSVMFLFEGYFGTVLHTGDFRYDPVMLAYPPLRNLKIDVLYLDNTNCDPDQRLPSREEARKQIKELIEKYPYHDVVIGLYSIGKESLLVELGKIFQSWIVVSPQRLELLHLLEIEDVFSALDGDGRIRVVDYAEVNYSNMKKWNSVHPTIAILPTSQKLKVWHKDIHVVPYSDHSSYDELIAFVSRLKPLSIIPVVKAKQCLALLRPYLSSEKARPCVKIPDSVKYSMKSQVNSTNLKIHEVSNRPIPRGVEFESTETNLQSIADPNQTGENLDRTLKSLKQMIHTKDEYNNDPCSTNLNYGKAPVPLTESTVLVSDTNDDPLSSSTSDISELSKNELEMPSAISFPKDLNLSVVSDSSGFCEETNQICSLNVNGSLSHTSLSLLLCKKRKKLDSRTFYLQVERYCKRFPH, encoded by the exons ATGAATGGGACAATTCTTCCCAACACACCCATCGCTGTGGATTTCTGGCAGATCCGAAAATGCAGCCATATCCGCCTCTTTTTTCTGTCTCACATGCACAGTGACCATACGATGGGCTTGTCCTCCACGTGGAAAAAAAAGATCTATTGTTCCCCAGTCACAGCCAAGGTCCTTTCACATAAATTGCAG GTAAAGAGGACATGGATCAATCCATTGGAGGTCGGAGTGTGTCACATGCTGCCGCTGGATGACTGCGGGATTGAGACTGTAGCTGTGACTCTTATAGATGCCAATCATTGTCCTGGTTCTGTTATGTTCTTGTTTGAGGGGTATTTTGGCACAGTCTTGCATACAG GTGACTTTCGATATGACCCCGTTATGCTTGCATATCCTCCACTAAGAAACCTAAAAATTGATGTTCTGTATTTGGACAACACAAATTGTGATCCTGACCAAAGGCTACCCTCTCGTGAAGAAGCCAGGAAACAAATCAAGGAATTAATTGAAAAATACCCATACCATGATGTTGTGATTG GCCTGTACAGTATAGGAAAAGAATCTCTTCTGGTGGAGTTGGGAAAAATATTTCAGTCTTGGATTGTTGTAAGCCCCCAGAGACTGGAATTACTCCATCTTTTAGAAATTGAAGATGTGTTTTCAGCATTGGATGGAGATGGAAGAATTCGTGTGGTGGACTACGCTGAAGTGAACTACTCTAACATGAAGAAATGGAATTCTGTCCATCCGACCATCGCCATTCTTCCAACCAGTCAGAAATTAAAGGTCTGGCACAAAGATATCCACGTGGTCCCATATTCTGACCACTCTTCATATGATGAACTAATCGCATTTGTCTCTAGATTGAAACCCCTGTCCATTATTCCTGTGGTTAAAGCAAAGCAATGTTTAGCTCTCTTAAGGCCATACTTGAGTTCAGAGAAGGCAAGACCCTGCGTAAAAATCCCAGACTCCGTTAAATATTCTATGAAAAGTCAAGTAAATTCAACTAACTTGAAAATTCATGAAGTTTCCAATAGGCCGATTCCTCGAGGGGTTGAATTTGAGTCTACTGAAACAAATTTACAAAGTATTGCAGATCCAAATCAGACTGGTGAAAATTTGGACAGGACACTAAAGTCATTAAAGCAGATGATTCACACAAAAGACGAGTACAACAATGACCCTTGTAGCACAAATCTAAATTATGGAAAAGCACCAGTACCGCTGACTGAGTCTACTGTGCTTGTGTCTGACACTAATGATGATCCATTGTCCTCTTCAACTTCTGATATCTCTGAACTCTCTAAGAACGAGTTAGAGATGCCTTCAGCAATTTCTTTCCCCAAAGACTTGAATCTGAGTGTCGTCTCTGACTCCTCTGGTTTTTGTGAGGAAACCAATCAGATTTGTagtctcaatgtgaacggctctttAAGCCATACTAGTCTTTCACTTTTGCTCTGCAAAAAGCGAAAaaaacttgattccagaaccttttATCTCCAAGTAGAAAGATATTGCAAGAGATTTCCACATTAA